In Hyphomicrobiales bacterium, a single window of DNA contains:
- a CDS encoding ATP12 family protein, whose translation MNDKADTPVERARRAARAPLRRRFYDRARAAKTKSGFHVLLDGSPIQTPARTPLVLPARALAEAIAAEWQVQGTNIDPAALPLTRLAFTVIDRVARAREAVIDALVAYAGSDLVCYRAEEPEGLIARQRQAWDPVLAWAAEQGLELVTVAGLTPRAQPRKALDGFREQIEIESDFILGALADMTGLMGSALLALAVLRRRLSAEEAWAAAHVDEDWQIAQWGEDAEAAQRRRARWCDMQAAARLAALVVGEA comes from the coding sequence ATGAACGACAAGGCCGACACCCCCGTCGAGCGGGCAAGGCGGGCGGCCAGGGCGCCGCTCAGGCGCCGCTTCTACGACCGGGCGCGGGCCGCCAAGACCAAGAGCGGCTTTCACGTTCTTCTCGACGGCAGCCCCATCCAGACGCCGGCGAGGACGCCGCTCGTCCTGCCGGCGCGGGCGCTCGCCGAAGCCATTGCCGCGGAGTGGCAGGTGCAGGGGACGAACATCGATCCCGCCGCCCTGCCGCTGACGCGGCTTGCCTTCACCGTCATCGACCGCGTCGCCCGCGCGCGGGAGGCCGTCATCGACGCCCTTGTCGCCTATGCCGGCTCCGACCTTGTCTGCTACCGCGCCGAGGAGCCGGAGGGGCTGATCGCCCGCCAAAGGCAAGCCTGGGACCCGGTGCTTGCCTGGGCCGCCGAACAGGGCCTCGAGCTTGTCACCGTCGCCGGCTTGACGCCCCGCGCACAACCCCGAAAGGCTCTCGACGGATTCCGCGAACAAATTGAAATAGAAAGCGATTTCATCCTCGGCGCGCTCGCCGACATGACCGGACTCATGGGCTCGGCGCTGCTGGCGCTGGCGGTCCTGCGCCGGCGCCTTTCCGCCGAGGAGGCGTGGGCCGCGGCCCATGTCGACGAGGATTGGCAGATCGCCCAGTGGGGCGAGGACGCGGAAGCAGCCCAGAGGCGGCGCGCGCGCTGGTGCGACATGCAGGCGGCGGCAAGGCTCGCGGCCCTGGTCGTGGGCGAGGCCTGA
- a CDS encoding acyl-CoA carboxylase subunit beta yields the protein MKKILDQLEKRRAEARAGGGKARIEAQHKRGKLTARERIELLMDENSFEEFDMFVEHRCTDFGMGDSRIPGDGIVTGWGTVNGRTVYVFAKDFTVFGGSLSEAHAGKIIKIQDMALQNRAPIVGLFDAGGARIQEGVAALGGYGEVFLRNVQASGVIPQISVIMGPCAGGDVYSPAMTDFIFMVKDTSYMFVTGPDVVKTVTGETVSPEELGGASVHATKSSVADGAYENDVEALLQMRRLIDFVPSSNVDPVPELPSHDHIDRQEISLDTLIPDSPNKPYDMKELIHKVVDEGDFFEIQEAFAKNIVTGFARMEGKTVGIVANQPLVLAGVLDSDASRKAARFVRFCDCFNIPLMTFVDVPGFLPGTDQEYGGLIKHGAKLLFAYAEATVPKVTVITRKAYGGAYDVMSSKHIRGDVNYAWPTAEIAVMGPKGAVEILYRAELKDKRKIAKRIKDYESRFANPFVAAERGYIDDVILPHGTRRRLCRALDMLRRKTQERPWKKHNNMPL from the coding sequence ATGAAAAAAATCCTCGACCAGCTTGAAAAACGCCGCGCCGAGGCGCGGGCAGGGGGCGGCAAGGCGCGCATCGAGGCGCAGCACAAGCGCGGCAAGCTGACGGCGCGCGAGCGCATCGAGCTGCTCATGGACGAGAACTCCTTCGAGGAGTTCGACATGTTCGTCGAGCACCGCTGCACCGATTTCGGCATGGGCGACTCGCGCATCCCCGGCGACGGCATCGTCACCGGCTGGGGCACGGTCAATGGCCGCACCGTCTACGTCTTCGCCAAGGATTTCACCGTCTTTGGCGGCTCGCTGTCGGAGGCCCACGCCGGCAAGATCATCAAGATCCAGGACATGGCGCTGCAAAACCGCGCCCCCATCGTCGGCCTGTTCGACGCCGGCGGCGCCCGCATCCAGGAGGGCGTGGCGGCGCTCGGCGGCTACGGCGAGGTGTTCCTGCGCAACGTCCAGGCCTCCGGCGTCATCCCGCAGATTTCGGTCATCATGGGGCCCTGCGCCGGCGGCGACGTCTATTCGCCGGCGATGACCGACTTCATCTTCATGGTCAAGGACACGAGCTACATGTTCGTCACCGGCCCGGACGTGGTGAAGACGGTGACCGGCGAGACGGTGAGCCCGGAGGAGCTCGGCGGCGCCAGCGTCCACGCGACCAAGTCCTCCGTCGCCGACGGCGCCTACGAGAACGATGTCGAGGCGCTGTTGCAGATGCGCCGGCTGATCGACTTTGTGCCCTCCTCGAACGTCGACCCGGTGCCGGAGCTGCCGAGCCACGACCATATCGACCGCCAGGAAATCTCCCTCGACACGCTGATCCCCGACAGCCCCAACAAGCCCTACGACATGAAGGAACTGATCCACAAAGTGGTCGACGAGGGCGATTTCTTCGAGATCCAGGAGGCCTTTGCCAAAAACATCGTCACCGGCTTTGCCCGCATGGAGGGCAAGACCGTCGGCATCGTCGCCAACCAGCCGCTGGTGCTCGCCGGCGTGCTCGATTCGGACGCCAGCCGCAAGGCGGCCCGCTTCGTGCGCTTCTGCGACTGCTTCAACATCCCGCTGATGACCTTCGTCGACGTGCCGGGCTTTCTGCCGGGCACCGACCAGGAATATGGCGGGCTGATCAAGCACGGCGCCAAGCTGCTCTTCGCCTATGCCGAGGCTACCGTGCCCAAGGTGACGGTGATCACGCGGAAAGCCTATGGCGGCGCCTACGACGTGATGAGCTCCAAGCACATCCGCGGCGACGTCAACTATGCCTGGCCGACGGCCGAGATCGCGGTCATGGGGCCGAAGGGGGCCGTCGAAATCCTCTACCGCGCCGAGCTCAAGGACAAGAGGAAGATCGCCAAGCGGATCAAGGACTACGAGAGCCGCTTCGCCAACCCGTTCGTCGCCGCCGAGCGCGGCTATATCGATGACGTGATCCTGCCGCACGGCACCCGCCGGCGCCTCTGCCGCGCGCTCGACATGCTGCGCCGCAAGACCCAAGAACGCCCCTGGAAGAAGCACAACAATATGCCGCTGTAG
- a CDS encoding DUF4160 domain-containing protein, translated as MHVRRNDMEAKFWLHDLSLAINSGYPAHEISDIIRHLRLHRGELVSAWHDHFGD; from the coding sequence GTGCACGTCCGGCGGAACGACATGGAAGCCAAATTCTGGTTGCACGACTTGAGCTTGGCGATCAATTCCGGGTATCCGGCGCACGAAATCAGCGATATCATCCGCCATCTGCGATTGCACCGCGGCGAATTGGTGAGCGCTTGGCATGACCACTTTGGAGATTGA
- a CDS encoding DUF2442 domain-containing protein: MTTLEIDIGDLRARSVEFTATELVVTLADGRRIATPLDWYPRLKSATAAQRANYEIMPMGIHWPDIDEDLSVAGMLKGHPAEG, encoded by the coding sequence ATGACCACTTTGGAGATTGATATCGGAGACCTGCGTGCCCGCTCGGTCGAATTCACCGCGACCGAGCTGGTAGTGACGCTCGCCGATGGCCGCAGGATCGCGACGCCGCTCGACTGGTATCCGCGGCTCAAGAGCGCCACGGCGGCGCAACGCGCCAATTACGAGATCATGCCGATGGGCATCCACTGGCCGGACATCGACGAGGATTTGAGCGTCGCCGGCATGTTGAAGGGGCACCCGGCCGAGGGCTGA
- a CDS encoding VOC family protein, whose amino-acid sequence MQKLQTQGVHHITINGADRRTSIDFWEGVLGMPFVFEQPNLDDPEVNHLYFDPGDGRLITVFTEESRKPDRTPNPNGIGNLHHIAFSVSRATYTQVAARLKERGISNSGEIDRGFMDSIYFRDPLGQLLELAAYKFEPPTGATHAQVLHEAHKIRLARGDYNIADEHLADAIELLTRRLSGSLSDDRGAKNPYAVELVET is encoded by the coding sequence ATGCAGAAGCTGCAGACCCAGGGGGTGCACCACATCACGATCAACGGCGCCGACCGGCGAACGTCGATCGATTTCTGGGAGGGCGTGCTCGGCATGCCGTTCGTCTTCGAGCAGCCCAATCTCGACGACCCGGAAGTCAACCATCTCTATTTCGATCCCGGCGACGGGCGGCTGATCACCGTGTTCACCGAGGAGAGCCGCAAGCCGGACCGCACCCCCAACCCGAACGGCATCGGCAATCTGCACCACATCGCCTTTTCCGTGTCGCGGGCGACCTATACGCAGGTGGCTGCGCGGCTGAAGGAGCGCGGCATCTCCAATTCCGGCGAGATCGACCGCGGCTTCATGGATTCGATCTATTTCCGCGACCCGCTGGGCCAGCTTCTGGAGCTTGCCGCCTACAAGTTCGAGCCGCCGACGGGCGCGACCCACGCCCAGGTGCTGCACGAGGCGCACAAGATCCGCCTCGCCAGGGGCGACTACAATATCGCCGACGAACACCTCGCCGACGCCATCGAGCTTCTCACCCGGCGCCTGTCGGGCAGCTTGTCCGACGACCGTGGCGCCAAGAATCCCTACGCGGTGGAGCTGGTCGAGACGTAA
- a CDS encoding flavodoxin family protein: MALTPRQQQLCDQDRWDFSGLKAIFINCTLKPTGQLSHTEALMGVAREIMEKNGVAGDYLRAADFDIAPGVYPDMTEHGFASDDWPKIQDRVMEADILVLGTPIWLGDKSSIATRVIERLYGFSGNLNAHGQYAYYGRVGGCIVTGNEDGIKHCAMNVLYSLQHLGYVIPPQADAGWIGEAGPGPSYADKGSGGPENEFTQRNTTFMSWNLMHVARMLKEAGGIPAHGNQRSAWEAGCRFDYPNPDYR, translated from the coding sequence ATGGCGCTGACGCCGCGACAGCAACAGCTTTGCGATCAGGACCGCTGGGACTTTTCGGGCCTGAAGGCGATCTTCATCAACTGCACCTTGAAGCCGACCGGCCAGCTCTCGCACACCGAGGCGCTGATGGGCGTCGCCCGCGAGATCATGGAGAAGAACGGCGTCGCGGGCGATTATCTGCGCGCCGCCGATTTCGACATCGCGCCGGGCGTCTATCCGGACATGACCGAGCACGGCTTTGCGAGCGACGACTGGCCGAAGATCCAGGACCGGGTCATGGAGGCCGACATTCTCGTCCTCGGCACGCCGATCTGGCTCGGCGACAAGTCCTCGATCGCCACCCGCGTCATCGAGCGGCTCTACGGCTTTTCGGGAAATCTCAACGCCCACGGCCAATATGCCTATTACGGCCGGGTCGGCGGCTGCATCGTCACTGGCAACGAGGACGGCATCAAGCATTGCGCCATGAACGTGCTCTATTCGCTGCAGCATCTGGGCTACGTCATCCCGCCGCAGGCCGACGCCGGCTGGATCGGCGAGGCCGGGCCCGGCCCCTCCTACGCCGACAAGGGCTCCGGCGGGCCGGAAAACGAGTTCACCCAGCGCAACACCACTTTCATGAGCTGGAACCTGATGCATGTCGCCCGCATGCTGAAGGAGGCCGGCGGCATCCCCGCCCACGGCAACCAGCGCTCGGCCTGGGAGGCCGGCTGCCGCTTCGATTATCCCAATCCCGATTATCGGTGA